In Candidatus Binatia bacterium, the genomic window CGGCCGGGGGCTGAATCGATTTGCAGAAGAGAATCTCAATCTGCCGTCCCGGCCGCAGGCGCCACCACGGTAACTTCGCCAGGGCGGCGTAGCTCCCGCGTACTGCCGTGGGCAGGATCGGCAGGCGATTGTCGATGGCGAAGTGAAAGGCGCCTTTCTTGAACGGCAGGAGTTGCCCCGTGCGGGTGCGCGTGCCTTCGACGAAGAAGATCACCTGACCGCGGATGTGGCGCAGCGCCGCCTGGGCTATGCTGCGTAGCGCCTGGGCGCGGTTGGCCCGATCGATGACGATCTGTCCGGCGGGCCGCAAGGCCCAGCCGATGATCGGCCAGCTGAGGATCTCGCGCTTGGCGACGAAACGATAGGGCGGTGGGATGACGCGGATCAGGGCGAGGATGTCGAAGACACTGGCATGGTTGGCGCAGACCACGTGGGCCCTGCTCCAATCGACCGGCACGATCTCGCGCACCCGCAGCTGGATGCCGCAGACGGCGAGGATCACCTTCGCCCACAGTTCCTGCGTCACCCACCCGGCCAGCCAGGCGTTGGCTTCCAAAACGCCATCCAGTATGTCGGCCCGCCCGAGCTTGGCGCGCGCCAGGCCGTACCAATAGCGTGCGTAGAGCGCGATCAACAACGGCGTGCCGACGATGGTAGTCCACGCCCCGGCCAGGAGTATGCGAAAGAAGTTGAGCAACACCGTCATGACCACCCCCTCATCGCGACGCGTGATGCGTGACTGGTGAGCGGAGAAGTGTAAAGATCCTCTCAAGTAGACGGACCACGGCCACGGATCACGCATCACGCATCACGCGTCGCGCCTTGCGCATTACGTCGAAGGTGTCGTCAACGGGAAACCGCACTCTGTCTACAGTTCGCTGCTCACGATCCACATGGCGAAGTATTGTGCGCCGCCGCCGTAGGCGTGTCCGAGGGCGATTTTCGCACCCTCGACCTGGTGGGCGCCGGCGCGACCCATGACCTGCAACGCCGCCTCGCCCAGGCGCAGCATGCCCGAGGCCCCGATGGGGTTGGTGCACAGCACGCCACCGGACGGATTGATCGGCAGGTGCGCGCCGAATTTCTGTTCGCCGCGTTCGATGATCTTCCAGCCTTCGCCGACATCGCAGAAACCGAGGTTCTCGAGCCACATGGCTTCGAACCAGGCGAATGGCACATAGATCTCGGCGGTGTGGATTTCCTTCCAGGGGTTGGTGATGCCCGCCTTGTCGTAGACCGCCTTGGCACAAACGCGTCCGGCATGGGGGCTGACCTGATCGCGTCCCGGCACCCACATGGCTTCGGCGTAGGAGTAGCCGGACTTGACCCACGCCGGCTGGCGCGGCCCCTTTTTCGCCTGTTCTGCCGACGCCACCACCAGGGCGATGGCGCCGTCTGAAGACGGGCATGTTTCCAGGTAGCGGATAGGATCCCACAGGACCGGCGAGTTCATCACGTCTTCCAACGTGATGGGTTCCCGCAGGTGGGCGTACTCGTTGCGCCCGGCGTTGGCGCGTGCGTTGACGGCGATCATCGGCCCGATGTGTGGCGGGCAACCGGTGCGCGCCATGTAGGCCCGACAGTAGGGGGCGAAAAACCCGCCGGCGCCCGCCACCAGCGGCGGCGTGAACGGCAGGTTGGGCGACAGTGCCCACATGACGTTGCCTTCAGACTGCTTCTCGAAGGCAATGGCGAGGACGCGCTCGTACAGGCCCGAGGCGACGTGTGTCACCGCCGTGAGTGCGGTCGATGCGCCGACCGAGCCGGCGGTGTGAACCCGCAGCATCGGCTTCATGTGCGCGCCGACCGCGCCGGCCAGAAACTGTTCGGGCTGGGCCACGCCTTCCAGCATATCGGGCGCCTTACCGATGACGACTGCGTCGATGTCTTTGTGTTCGAGTCCGGCGTCCGCCAAGGCCCGATCAACGGCCTCACGAACGAGGCCCGGGATGCTCACATCCGAGCGGCGTGAGGTATGGTGTGTCTGGCCGACTCCGACCACTGCAACCGGACGCTTCATGCCCCCCTCCGCTCCGTACCGAGAACCCAGACGATGTTGTGCTGCAGGCAGTGTCC contains:
- a CDS encoding lysophospholipid acyltransferase family protein, which gives rise to MTVLLNFFRILLAGAWTTIVGTPLLIALYARYWYGLARAKLGRADILDGVLEANAWLAGWVTQELWAKVILAVCGIQLRVREIVPVDWSRAHVVCANHASVFDILALIRVIPPPYRFVAKREILSWPIIGWALRPAGQIVIDRANRAQALRSIAQAALRHIRGQVIFFVEGTRTRTGQLLPFKKGAFHFAIDNRLPILPTAVRGSYAALAKLPWWRLRPGRQIEILFCKSIQPPAVPEADARTQVDTLLEATREQIASALAGAEA
- a CDS encoding thiolase domain-containing protein; translated protein: MKRPVAVVGVGQTHHTSRRSDVSIPGLVREAVDRALADAGLEHKDIDAVVIGKAPDMLEGVAQPEQFLAGAVGAHMKPMLRVHTAGSVGASTALTAVTHVASGLYERVLAIAFEKQSEGNVMWALSPNLPFTPPLVAGAGGFFAPYCRAYMARTGCPPHIGPMIAVNARANAGRNEYAHLREPITLEDVMNSPVLWDPIRYLETCPSSDGAIALVVASAEQAKKGPRQPAWVKSGYSYAEAMWVPGRDQVSPHAGRVCAKAVYDKAGITNPWKEIHTAEIYVPFAWFEAMWLENLGFCDVGEGWKIIERGEQKFGAHLPINPSGGVLCTNPIGASGMLRLGEAALQVMGRAGAHQVEGAKIALGHAYGGGAQYFAMWIVSSEL